tttaattgttttcatttcGTTTGTCTGCAGCTCTCTGAGGAGCAGAATCTACGAGAACAGCAAATAGCAGATCCTCCTCTCCCAGAATCCTCTGTTCCTCCCTGTCCTCCTGCCATTGGTGAAGCACAAGCTGTCATATCAGAGGAAAGCAACATTGCTGACTTCCTCCCAAAGCCTCCATGCATCCCTTATAGTGGTGCCGTGACCCATGCCCTCCACGACATTGGATTTGACCTCCTGCAGTCCTCTCAGAAACCCCACCCACAGCAGCCACACCCATCAACCTCCCACATATGTGTCGGTGAAAACGTTTCGGAATTCCTAGAGTCTGTCCCCGTACCTAATATACACGGACACGCGTCCAAGTCCAGCTTCCCACTGGGTCAGTTCACTCCAGAGGTGCCAGCAGGTCACCCAAAGGCTAGTGTTCATGGACACCCTTCACAGAGCTCCGTGCAGCTGGGAGACTCCACTGCCTCAGGGCAAAACAAGCGCCCAATCCGCTCTGAGTCTAACACCCCTGCACAAACCACTCAAGAGCGATCATGCGAGGCAGATAGAGATAGCCAGTGTACAGAAAAACAACCGACTGGAGAAGAGACAGCAACAGAGCCCTCGGCGGCCAGCACAGGTTCAGAGCCAAAGCAAGCCGCCCAGGAGCCAACAGAGGAAGCCAAGTCCTGTGAGAGTGTCAGCCAGCCCTCTCACTGTTCTCAGCCAGAGCAAGAACAATCTGTGTCTCTTCTCAGAGGCATCCATGAGTCAGAGTCTGATTCTGATATGAAAAATAACAGCCATGATCCTGATCCAGCACTGATCTCATTTTTGCCCTCCTCTGATGTCTGTGGCCACGCCTCTGACTCCCATATAAGGGTTGGCGGACATGTTTCTGAAGTGACCGCTCCCATCCCCACAGCTAATATTCATGGCCACACCTCTGATGCCCATATAAGAGTTGGCGAACATGTTTCTGAAGTGACCGCTCCCATCCCCACAGCTAATATTCATGGCCACACCTCTGATGCCCATATAAGAGTTGGCGAACATGTTTCTGAAGTGACTGCTCCCCTTTCCACGCCGAACATCCATGGCCATGCCTCTGATGCCCATATAAGAGTTGGCGAACATGTTTCTGAAGTGACCGCTCCCCTTTCCACGCCGAACATCCATGGCCATGCCTCTGATGCCCATATAAGGGTTGGCGAACATGTTTCTGAAGTGACCGCTCCCATTCCCACAGCTAATATTCATGGCCACGCCTCTGACGCCCATATAAGGGTTGGCGGACATGTTTCTGAAGTGACCGCTCCCATTCCCACAGCTAATATTCATGGCCACGCCTCTGACGCCCATATAAGGATTGGCGAACATGTTTCTGAAGTGACCGCTCCCATTCCCACAGCTAATATTCATGGCCACGCCTCTGACGCCCATATAAGGGTTGGCAAACATGTTTCTGAAGTGACCGCTCCCATCCACACAGCTAATATTCATGGCCACGCCTCTGACGCCCATATAAGAGTTGGCGAACATGTTTCTGAAGTGACCGCTCCCCTTTCCACGCCGAACATCCATGGCCATGCCTCTGATGCCCATATAAGAGTTGGCGAACATGTTTCTGAAGTGACCGCTCCCATTCCCACAGCTAATATTCATGGCCACGCCTCTGATGCCCATATAAGAGTTGGCGAACATGTTTCTGAAGTGACCGCTCCCCTTTCCACGCCGAACATCCATGGCCACGCCTCTGATGCCCATATAAGAGTTGGCGAACATGTTTCTGAAGTGACCGCTCCCCTTTCCACGCCGAACATCCATGGCCACGCCTCTGACGCCCATATAAGGGTTGGCGAACATGTTTCTGAAGTGACCGCTCCCATTCTCACAGCTAATATTCCTGGCCACGCCTCTGACGCCCATATAAGGGTTGGCGAACATGTTTCTGAAGTGACTGCTCCCATTCCCACAGCTAATATTCATGGCCACGCCTCTGACGCCCATATAAGGGTTGGCGAACATGTTTCTGAAGTGACCGCTCCCATTCCCACAGCTAATATTCATGGCCACGCCTGACGCCCATATAAGAGTTGGCGAACATGTTTCTGAAGTGACCACTCCCATTCCCACAGCTAATATTCATGGCCACACCTCTGATGCCCATATAAGGGTTGGCGAACATGTTTCTGAAGTGACCGCTCCCATTCCCACAGCTAATATTCATGGCCACGCCTCTGACGCCCATATAAGAGTTGGCGAACATGTTTCTGAAGTGACCGCTCCCATCCCCACAGCTAATATTCATGGCCACGCCTCTGACGCCCATATAAGGGTTGGCGAACATGTTTCTGAAGTGACCGCTCCCATCCACACAGCTAATATTCATGGCCACGCCTCTGACGCCCATATAAGGGTTGGCGAACATGTTTCTGAAGTGACCACTCCCTTTCCACGCCGAACATCCATGGCCATGCCTCTGATGCCCATATAAGAGTTGGCGAACATGTTTCTGAAGTGACCGCTCCCTTTCCACGCCGAACATCCATGGCCATGCCTCTGATGCCCATATAAGGGTTGGCGAACATGTTTCTGAAGTGACCGCTCCCATTCCCACAGCTAATATTCATGGCCACGCCTGACGCCCATATAAGGGTTGGCGGACATGTTTCTGAAGTGACCGCCCCATTCCCACAGCTAATATTCATGGCCACGCCTCTGACGCCCATATAAGGATTGGCGAACATGTTTCTGAAGTGACCTCCCATTCCCACAGCTAATATTCATGGCCACGCCTCTGACGCCCATATAAGGGTTGGCAAACATGTTTCTGAAGTGACCGCTCCCATCCACACAGCTAATATTCATGGCCACGCCTCTGACGCCCATATAAGAGTTGGCGAACATGTTTCTGAAGTGACCGCCCCTTTCCACGCCGAACATCCATGGCCATGCCTCTGATGCCCATATAAGAGTTGGCGAACATGTTTCTGAAGTGACCGCCCCATTCCCACAGCTAATATTCATGGCCACGCCTCTGATGCCCATATAAGAGTTGGCGAACATGTTTCTGAAGTGACCGCCCCTTTCCACGCCGAACATCCATGGCCACGCCTCTGATGCCCATATAAGAGTTGGCGAACATGTTTCTGAAGTGACCGCTCCCCTTTCCACGCCGAACATCCATGGCCACGCCTCTGACGCCCATATAAGGGTTGGCGAACATGTTTCTGAAGTGACCGCTCCCATTCTCACAGCTAATATTCCTGGCCACGCCTGACGCCCATATAAGGGTTGGCGAACATGTTTCTGAAGTGACTGCTCCCATTCCCACAGCTAATATTCATGGCCACGCCTGACGCCCATATAAGGGTTGGCGAACATGTTTCTGAAGTGACCGCTCCCATTCCCACAGCTAATATTCATGGCCACGCCTGACGCCCATATAAGAGTTGGCGAACATGTTTCTGAAGTGACCACTCCCATTCCCACAGCTAATATTCATGGCCACGCCTGACGCCCATATAAGGGTTGGCGAACATGTTTCTGAAGTGACCGCTCCCATTCCCACAGCTAATATTCATGGCCACGCCTCTGACGCCCATATAAGAGTTGGCGAACATGTTTCTGAAGTGACCGCTCCCATCCCCACAGCTAATATTCATGGCCACGCCTCTGACGCCCATATAAGGGTTGGCGAACATGTTTCTGAAGTGACCGCTCCCATCCACACAGCTAATATTCATGGCCACGCCTCTGACGCCCACATAAGGGTTGGCGAATATGTTTCTGAAGTGAGCACTCCCATCCCCACAGCTAATATTCATGGCCACGCCTCTGACGCCCATATAAAGGTGGGTGAGTTTGTGTCGGATGTAGCCTCCTCTCGCCCATGTTGGAGCAAATACGGTCACTCCTCTGACAGCACCCTTAAAGTGGGTTGTGTGATGCCCAATGCCACCATTAACCCAACCCCTCTACCTGGCAGTGCTTTTGGTCATTCGTCTGACTCCACGCTAACAGTCGGGTGTGTTGTATCAGGCGTTGACCCTCAACCCTCTCCGATACCCGGCAGTGAGTATGGACATTCCTCACAGTCCACCTTGGGTAGCGGGTGTGTGGTTAGTGGGACTGAAACCACTCGACCCAGCTTTCTTTACAGTGGTGCCCACGGCCATTCGTCAGACTCTGCTCTGGGCATGGGCTGCATGGTTGGCGGGGTGGTGCCAGGGAGTTTGTACCAAGACAGACCAGAAACCAGACAGAAACCAGCCGACACAGACATCCAGGGTGAGAACACTGCTAAAAAACTCTTAACAGAAGGTGCTACAGGCATAAACATTTAGCATCTTCAGCTGCTTTCAAAAACCTTCAGAACTTAAAAATAACTTTGCgaacttaagaaaaaaaaaaagtaaaaaataattagcaaattatgaaaaaaaaaaataaagtaataaaaaaaattacattttatgtgtgtgtgtgtgtatgtatatagtGACTCGAAGGACCAGCACCAAATCCACTTGTACCACTCTTTCAAGAATTTACCTTCAAGAATCTGATAGTAAGTTTGGGAGTTCATTTTTAGTCCATATCCTATCCTGACTAAAAATGaactcccaaaacttactgccaaATTCTAGAAGATACACTCTTCAAAAAGTGGTAAAAGAGGATGTGGTGCTGGTCCCTCTGAACTTATCTGTCAataaagcctataaaaaaatgagtcttcatgtatttcacaacacttcagcatgttattcttattaagtgagggtcatttttttaggatttttttcaCCCAAGCAGAGTCTCTGAGagcctgacaccttgtaattctaGAGACTCCAGGTAGGTTGCAGTTTTGGAAAATGGTGGCGCTAGagaattcttaattcttttgcagttaacgtgtcttttcctctctacctgtttttttctgaccgtgctgacccaTTGAGCATTTCGCTgtccaatggtcatgccttaaagggatactcaccctcaagtagttccaaacctgtatgaatgtctttgttctgctgaacacactgagttaaatctctttattggctcattttatctgtagaAGAAAACCTTAATAATCATGCACACCGGAATATAAGGAGTTTTTCATTTCCAGCCTTCAtgggcaattatatatcacttataaattattaaatacaaaattattagtagttattaagattgatgtggtttggaattggtaaaatgtgcttggaaaaaaatatgatcagaatattAACTTGCATAATAATgcaatgtatatacatatatttatatgatttcTGTCGGTTATACTCTAAGTGAATCCACTGTGGTTAATGATttcatattgtttgtatttgtaaTGCTGTACTGCAGCGCCCCCTAGTGAGCTGTTCTCCCTGGATGAAGGACTGTCTGCCTGGGCTCTGGGACTGGGATTGTCTCCTAAAGAGAGTCCAGAGGATCGCTATCTTCTCAGCCTGGCCTCACAGTACCAGGTGGAGCAGTACCAGGACTCGTATGGTCTGATGAGTGAGTACCGGACCGCCTCCTCCATCATGACCCCTAGagctttctctctttctgtcagaaactgagaggtttgtgttgtCGTTCCTGCTCTAGCTGCGGCTCCAGACTCTGAGCTGCTGCTGCAGGTGACTCGGGGTCCGAACGGCCTTCCTGTCGACCCGTCCCTGCACCGGGCCACCGACGCCACTGCTGTTCAGCTCAGCGAGATGATGCCACTTCCTGTTCTCATGAAACACTCTGTTACAACACCGCTTATTACACAGTATGTAGACTAGagctggtgtgtgtgtatatgtatatgtattttagtCTTTTAGTATGTGGTTATGGTATAGTAGTATgttattcattcaaaaatatattaaaaacatcaaaaatgaaaatggataaatatacaattttaaactgatttattatgtacatatctAATATTATATATGGATGTctgtgtatattaaatatataaagtattcTTTGTTATTTTTGAAGTTAAGTATTGTAtcattcaaaaaatatatttaaaaacatcaaaaatataaatgacaatacaattaaactgacaaaaaaatatacaattttaaactgatattttacattcatgtttaaaaatgtagttaaatGCAACATATCATTTGATAAATTAGGTGATTGGATACTTAGGCCTGTTTACAttgtaattaaatacattttcaaatcaaATCGAAATCTAAATTGAATTGCGAAATCAGTTCCAATATCCAGCCCTTATGTAAACCATTGCTTATAAGCAACAGAGAAATCCctttattccaaaaaaaaagtacatttaaaacactctctctctctctctctctctctctctctctcagtgtgTCTATGGTAAATAAGGCCGTGGTGGATTATTTCTTTGTGGAGTTGGGTGTGGAGAAGCACTTTGAGACTCTCAGGCATTTCCTGTTGATGGAGGATGGAGAGTTTGCCCTCTCTCTCAGCGATCAGCTCTTCGAGAAGGTCTGAGTACAGTTTTTACACACAATCAGATTAcaaattaaacatctaaaagaTTATATCTTCTCATGCTGAATTAACCGTGCCGCATAATGAGGTCATGTGAGGTAAGTGTAGCATACTACTGTTGAAAATGCTTCTCgctgtgtgttgtgtttagCTGGGCAGTGGTCAGACGCCCGGTGAGCTGCTGACCCCGCTGGTGTTGAACTCCATTCTCAATAAGGCCTTACAGTACAGTGTTCACGGCGACAGCGAGCTGGCGGCCCACTTCACGTTTGCGTTGCGATACCTCCCTGAGATCTTCCATCCTCACGCGCCAGACTCGCTGAACTGTCTCGAGCTCCGCTACAAGGTCAGAGACGCCCACTGTGTTCATTTCTTCAGTTTCTGAAGCAATATTCtcataatctctctctctcgttctgcCTGTAGGTGGACTGGCCGGTGAATATCGTCATCACGGACAGCTGTCTGAACAAATACAACAGACTCTTCTCCTTCCTGCTGCAGCTCAAACACATGGTGTGGTCCCTTCGAGACGTCTGGTTTCACCTCAAGAGGACGGGTGAGATTTCTGCCCCGCTTTCTTTTCATTATACACACAGAAAATGTATGAAACTCTGCACAGATAATTGTTTCGTGTTTAATTCACAATTACTTCATATAGATCTGTTCCAaatcctagtgagctgccttcaTAGGGAACATTTTACAATTCAGGCATCATTGTTGAACTTGAAGAATTTTTCCAAACAGTAGGCAGCAGAATTATAAACTTCATAATTAATATAGGGATATGTGTAGCTAcacagatttttttcccctgaaAGATATAAATGAGATGTGTAAATGAAATaattgtatatgtgtgtgtttactataaaaatgttaaaatatttaacatttcaaaattgtcattttaaattattttaatatgtaattagtataccataataaataataaaactatacatatatattttagtaataaaattaccaatatataaatatataaaaatgttttatctataaataaaattatttatgtattactTATATCACATGTGTGCATATattacaaacaatattttaatttgttaatattatttgtaatatataataaagttttttatgtgtgtgtatatatgtatatatatatatatatatatatatatatatatatgtatgtatatagatagatagatagatatgtgtgtgtgaagcagTTCTCAGAAACCGTGGGTttacaactaaatattagttCAGTGATTCACAATAAAGCTAAATCTTCaagcattttattgtttatacagtaaatatttgagtttgtaaagaaaaattcagacactgctatttttttgaacagcCTAATATTCCTTTTTCTTCACTTTCTGTAAAGTAATAACAAATTTGctacatttttctttgttttgatttAGAATAGAATGTGCAATGTTCCcaaatgcatttgtgtgtaCTGAAGTTAAAGTTATAAGGATTTTGAGCTTTACTCAAACAcaatgctattattttgaacaccactgtatatttgtgtgtgtatatattagtaatatataagacattttatttctttatatattactaatatatataattttattatttattatgatttaataTACTAAactatgtaatatatattataattaatatattaaattataataaaattatacatgTATATTTTTAGTAATATGTCATGTAATAAATggcaaatttaaataatataaatgattaagtattttaccatttttattatatgtatatgtacagcgggtaaaataagtattgaacacgtcaccatttttctcattaaatatatttctaaaggtgctgttgacattttgacaattttcaccagatgccgggaacaacccaagtaatccatacatacaaaagttcagaaattaagttctgtgtaataaaatggaatgacccagtgaaaaagtattgaacacgcttactgaaattgatttaatacttcgtacaaaagcctttgttggtaatgacagcttcaagacgccTCCTGTATGGAGTAACTAGTCGTATGCATTGCTCcggtgtgattttggcccattcttccacacaaacagtcttcaaatcttgaagATTCCAtgggcctcttctatgaactctgatctttagATCTTTCCATAAATattctattggattcaagtcaggtgattgcctggtctcatctgaccagacTATATTCTCCCAGTATTTCACAGGCTTATCTAAATGTTGTGCAGCAAACTTTAAACGAGCTTCAACATGCTTTTTCTTCAGCAGTGGAGTCTTGCATGGTGAGCGTGCATACAGGCCACGGTGGTTGAGTGCATTACttaatgttttctttgaaacaattGTACCTGCTAATTCCAGGTCTCTCTGAAGCCCTCCACAAGTGGTCCTTGGCTCTTAGACAACTCttcttataattattttcactcagaaattgtcAGAAATTTTGCAAGGAGCATCTGATCGTGGCCGGTTTATGATGAAATGATGCTTTCCACTTCCGGATTATGGCCCCAACAGTGCTCACTGGAACattcagaagtatagaaatACTTCTGTAACCAACGCCATCagaatgttttgcaaaaataaGGTTATGAAGGTCTTGAGAAAGCTCTTTGCTTTTAAccatcatgaaatgtttcttgtgtgacACGTTGGTAATGAGACACCTTTTTATAGGCCATCAGTTgggactgaagcagctaataTTAATGTCCACTGACAaggggcaggattgctttctaataaattactgatagatttcagctggtgtcttggaTTTACATGGCTTTTTGCATCTCCCTTTCTTCGTGTTCAATATTTTTTCTGTGACCTTCCAATTTATTACACggaacttaatttctgaaattttgttttctttgtatgtatggattacttgggttgttagcgacatctggtgaaaatttcatgtcaacagcacttttagaaatatatttactgagaaaaatggtgacgtgttcaatacttattttacatgctgtatatatatacttgaTTTGATATAATTGTACTTGAAGCAGACCTGATACTTGAACTGTTTTAGATACAAATAATCCGTTTCCTCCTCATGTCTCTCAGCGCTGGTGAAAGGTGCAGGTCGCTCTGCTCAGTTCCATCAGCTGCAGCTCTACAGACACGAGATGCAGCACTTCGTGAAGGTGATCCAGGGCTACATCGCTAACCAGATCCTTCAGGTGTCCTGGAGCGAGTTCACACACAAACTGAGCAGCGCCAACGACCTGGACGCCATTCACCACACGCACGCCGAGTACCTCAACAGAGCCATCTTCAGGTGAGCACTCATCACACATTCAGTTCATGCACAGATATCTGGAGCCGGATATGGAGATGGGATGGTCCTTTCTTTCCTCTCTCAGGGGTTTGCTGACGGAGAAAGCCGCCCCCGTCATGAACATCATCCACAGCATCTTCAGTCTGATTTTGAAGTTCCGTGGGCAGCTGATCGCACAGCCCTGGGAGCTCCAGCAGGGGCAGCCAGTGCATCCCAGTTTCATCGCCATGCAGCAGTCCTACAACACTTTCAAGTATTACTCCCGCTTCCTGTTCAAAGGTAAGCTGCTCCTACAGGTGTAAACACTGAAAGACCAGAGTTCTGTGACGGGCTGATAAGATTAGAGCGTCACACCTGCCTGTACAGATACAGTCACCACAACCTGAAATCACTTATACacctcaatattttttttttcccaagtagatttaaaatataaagacaaatccagttatatagaaaatataaagtaaaatacccaataaatatatatataaatatatataaaacttaaagtattcatttaaggtacatttagaacaaataaaaatgtcagattAAGTTGCGATTTAATCGCAATGAAACGTTGCACTCGCAAAAGAGtgcaaaattttaaatgcaaaattgattTTAGTGCGATCAAAATACTTTCTTCTTTGTGAGACGAACATTTTCTCCACAAAACTCTGATTGCGCACGTGCAAAATGCACTTTTGCACGCTCAAAATATGATCTTTCACACGCAGAATTGTGGCAGAGAACTAATCCCATAaggccacgggtcaaacagaaaatgcgcGCTGCGTTAATCGCgtgttaataaaattagtgccgttaaaatgaatttgcgttaactttgacagcatttatatatatatatatatatatatatatatatatatatatacacacacacacacacacacacacacacatatacatattatttttttaagctttagAAAATGTTTCTAAAGCTCTTATAAAATGGTTAGTTGaattacttttatatatatatttatatatatatatgtgtgtgtatatgtgtgtgtaacagTACATGTATTTATCCTGAagataattttaattataaaattaaaatgttatattttttttttttcgctccGAATTTCGCCTGCCTTCGCTACTGTTCGGATGCTCTTGCTCCCTATTTATGGACTTTTCTCAGATCtctctaagattttaacttcagcagatcagcacagtgctcaaacaacacatttttttgggaaaaagaagactctttgcctcccactgccagcagcTTACATTCTGGAGACGGGAAAACATAGCTGtctaataaaaagttatttgctGGACTTCCAAAACAGGcggaacacacagcagatggTAATCATGGACCCCCGcagcatacagccggtgagtcctgtgaatctcaacagtttataccAAGTGTAGAGAAACAAGCCGAAActgatcgacagactaatcgatggcacaaacagggagcgagacccaaaggcactcgagacatcagattgtcacgagtatctcATATTGCTGCCATAGCATCCTCTACTCCAGATACGGCTATGacaagacttgtaaacactAGTATTCTACAACCCTctatacatcttgagaacagttttgaagcattaatgaatgtgggtgaggaatccccaaatgtgatTGAACATAGATCgtatcagccagcagctaacatcgcTACTAACAGACGCTCGAGGTCGAGCAGACAGCGGCACTCAGCTCAGAGCAcagccgagcccaggactctgatagtgggtgactctattatcagaaacatcagtagcagcactacaactacatgctgctttcctcaagcaaccgtctctgatgtgcgcaaggaacttcggaacattctgatgaagcacaagactgcaaatcgaatcatcatccatgtggggaagaacgatatttggaaagagcagtcagaactccttaagaaggatttcagttgaactctttgaaacacttcaaagacttggaccactcccagcaagggAAACTATTatgttttcacggctgcttgggctgaatacatggctacaaagaacctgcagtataaaaggagtcaacttcatcgacaacttcaatcttttctggggccatagacaactgtttaaactggatggCCTCCACCCGAACAATCTTGGTGCaagagtgctaaaggacaatatctatttctccctccgtcatccttcaATGGTGTGTGTCAATCCACTCGGCCTGGATGGACCTAgacagaatatgagtgaccacaggacttcatatCAGCTTCAGGGTCATCATATGGTTGgcacatcccacaaggacattGATAACGCCACACAGCCAAAACAAGCTCTCCTCACGGAGACTATCCCAGCTGAGCCCTACCCACAAAGCTTATCACAAACAGATTGTGACATACTACATCAGCTCtaagactcagcacccaaggacgactttctggaaaacagccagggaagccaggacaacgtatcacagccaccggaaacaccagagccagaacCCCGCTCACCAGACACATTATCCCTCTCTCCAgcatctccacttctaagcttctcacagaaaatggaggaactggtgtatgctgggaccaaactctcccactctttcgctgcaagcccccagatatcaattaaaaaacggcgggccccccaaccaccaaagactgcaggcctagctctccctcctcctcctgtgagagctctgcGACCGCTGCCGCAacgccagggcccaaaccctcctccatcggctgtaggtgaaccaaaaacaactgaaaacaactctcagtgatatgtgttgggtccccgctatattagcagcaacattcacaaatgtttacagaacaagcaggaacccagtgtgcctgtagctttcCCTGTCTCTGAAGGCCTTCTCGAGCTgcacggctgacccatctaatctgtgGCCTGTAATGCaccaatctaagattgctgtagagacaaaatgtaattccatcaagttagcatttttaaacattcgctccctaaaaaataaataatttctgatcaatgatttaataaccacaaacaacctggattttatgtttctaaatgaaacatggcttgaagacagctgcagtgcaacagtcctcaatgaaaaagcccctcctaactttaattttacaagtgtctgcaggactgttaggagaggtggaggtgtagctactctatttaaagatgtttatcaatgcaagcaagtgtcatttggtcagtatttgtcttttgaatacctaggtattgtgctgaaaggtgctccacgcattctgtttatcattatttacaggcctccaaaatactcttcAGCCTTTGtggaagagttcacagaactgttatcaatgatttcctcagagtttgactgttttactattgcaggggattttaatattcacatagataatgcagaaatcaaaactgcaaaagaaattataactgttttaaacacttttgacctgattcagcatgtgcatggacccacacacaatcgtggacacactctagatttactcatcagtagaggtctaaacatttcatctattgttattaaggatgtagcactatctcatcacttctgtattttctttgatatattgatctctgttaccactgaatctagatctgtctctgtcagaaagagatgcattaacgagaacactagtgcgctatttatggaggctatatcttcaacaccaagcatttctgcagactctgttgatcttctccttgattcctttaactcaaaagttaagaatgttattgatga
This genomic stretch from Onychostoma macrolepis isolate SWU-2019 chromosome 25, ASM1243209v1, whole genome shotgun sequence harbors:
- the LOC131534012 gene encoding gamma-tubulin complex component 6-like, encoding MSGCHGNSVSITGLLGALCDCSLSGLSWKRRALGAASRESARRTLRKRVYGALLAGLFQDGSPKPPPNALANTPAHNKILMISFDLRVSGCNEEAERLEELLGQLRDGAVSSGLSELDSILELLVQLAGSVAPPPLSFSRDYMRRERPVQRRPPLGGYLSRDMQRLEERAWSLICGEEWSIFGGVCRTLSIMDAPPGTGLLRLGRRPDTEERFERETRLSLFGALQHSRTADMDVRLDLPPVPSNADLTGLSIRIPLCLDQSDDEGFQSASNLTPDSQSETSPSPEIDVWEALRTFVPGRRRCWENIGCPPGQKEPPYLTEAGREAFDQLYRLWEGEMRNILSTQTPSPLLPLPLDCQSQLVKDVLNVLIGVSSATFPLNEASVQFDVRPDICVSGTSPESVSRLLGELAQYGTHYLRLSRFSLRSTSQKGLVFQAFAGGLRRYLHYYRACVLSTPASLSLLTIACHFRKLGRQLRYLSELCCVDGIGGVGRATFPVGVKLLSCLYNEAQSNCSNENHPVLLSLLKSSCEPYTRFVSDWVYSGVFRDVYKEFMIEVNEDYLTYRDKNFWTQGYTLISRDAEDCVPVFLKHIANDVYVCGKTINLLKICCPQHYIFWSDVPVPWISVTFSLQEVVEIERDCAVYRGRMETIARHSAISREEQAMRTEQARQELINQVRVSAAKTLESIRGRQVSQRLLEEAQKRERFEELKQQLELDQEWRSAARRNEQEDDFSYTRELRDREQRLQALEEQLERRARMDLIAQYSQLSEAAARRELRAMWKVQRMKLDERRVNFLQQEQMNVQALLEKFYLGQEGPPVQLHNELSEEQNLREQQIADPPLPESSVPPCPPAIGEAQAVISEESNIADFLPKPPCIPYSGAVTHALHDIGFDLLQSSQKPHPQQPHPSTSHICVGENVSEFLESVPVPNIHGHASKSSFPLGQFTPEVPAGHPKASVHGHPSQSSVQLGDSTASGQNKRPIRSESNTPAQTTQERSCEADRDSQCTEKQPTGEETATEPSAASTGSEPKQAAQEPTEEAKSCESVSQPSHCSQPEQEQSVSLLRGIHESESDSDMKNNSHDPDPALISFLPSSDVCGHASDSHIRVGGHVSEVTAPIPTANIHGHTSDAHIRVGEHVSEVTAPIPTANIHGHTSDAHIRVGEHVSEVTAPLSTPNIHGHASDAHIRVGEHVSEVTAPLSTPNIHGHASDAHIRVGEHVSEVTAPIPTANIHGHASDAHIRVGGHVSEVTAPIPTANIHGHASDAHIRIGEHVSEVTAPIPTANIHGHASDAHIRVGKHVSEVTAPIHTANIHGHASDAHIRVGEHVSEVTAPLSTPNIHGHASDAHIRVGEHVSEVTAPIPTANIHGHASDAHIRVGEHVSEVTAPLSTPNIHGHASDAHIRVGEFVSDVASSRPCWSKYGHSSDSTLKVGCVMPNATINPTPLPGSAFGHSSDSTLTVGCVVSGVDPQPSPIPGSEYGHSSQSTLGSGCVVSGTETTRPSFLYSGAHGHSSDSALGMGCMVGGVVPGSLYQDRPETRQKPADTDIQAPPSELFSLDEGLSAWALGLGLSPKESPEDRYLLSLASQYQVEQYQDSYGLMTAAPDSELLLQVTRGPNGLPVDPSLHRATDATAVQLSEMMPLPVLMKHSVTTPLITHVSMVNKAVVDYFFVELGVEKHFETLRHFLLMEDGEFALSLSDQLFEKLGSGQTPGELLTPLVLNSILNKALQYSVHGDSELAAHFTFALRYLPEIFHPHAPDSLNCLELRYKVDWPVNIVITDSCLNKYNRLFSFLLQLKHMVWSLRDVWFHLKRTALVKGAGRSAQFHQLQLYRHEMQHFVKVIQGYIANQILQVSWSEFTHKLSSANDLDAIHHTHAEYLNRAIFRGLLTEKAAPVMNIIHSIFSLILKFRGQLIAQPWELQQGQPVHPSFIAMQQSYNTFKYYSRFLFKVVTKLVDKGYQPHLEDFLLRINLNNYYKDS
- the LOC131534011 gene encoding gamma-tubulin complex component 6-like, encoding MATPDAHIRVGEHVSEVTTPIPTANIHGHTSDAHIRVGEHVSEVTAPIPTANIHGHASDAHIRVGEHVSEVTAPIPTANIHGHASDAHIRVGEHVSEVTAPIHTANIHGHASDAHIRVGEHVSEVTTPFPRRTSMAMPLMPI